The Thermoanaerobacterium thermosaccharolyticum DSM 571 region AGGTCATTGTCAAGGCTGATAGATGAATTATCAAGACTTCCAGGTATTGGACGAAAAACAGCACAGAGACTTGCATTTTACATCTTGGATATGCCGAAAGATGACGTTATTAATTTATCTAATGCTATATTGGAGGCAAAAAACAATTTGAAATACTGCAACAAGTGTTATAATTTCACTGATAGCGATTTATGCAATATCTGTAGCGATGAAACCAGAGATTCATCTACTATTTGTGTGGTATCTGATCCGAAAGATGTAGTAGCTATGGAGAAAACAAGGGAGTATCGTGGTTTATACCATGTGCTGCATGGTGTAATATCACCCATGGACGGTATAGGACCAGAAGATATAAAGATAAAAGAATTGCTAGAAAGGATTAATAATAACGACATAAAGGAGATTATATTAGCGACAAATCCCGATATAGAAGGCGAAGCGACTGCTATGTACATTGCAAAACTTATAAAACCTTTTGGCATAAAAGTGACGAGGATAGCACATGGTGTACCTGTTGGTGGTGACCTCGAATATACTGATTCTGTTACTTTATCGAGGGCATTGGAAGGTAGAAGGGAAATGTAAATTTCTTGTAATTATTGTTAAACAAAAATAAATTCGTATCAAAGTAAAAAAAGTTGTGTCAAAGAAAATAAAGTTGTATCATAGAATCATGGTCAGAGGGAAAGAAAAGGCTCCTTCAAGCCATGATTTTTTGTTCAGAATCAAGGAAATAATAATTAAGGAATATTGCTGAACGCTTTTTTAATCAACTTACAAGGAGAATTTTAAAATACAAAGTACCAGAATTAAAAGAATGCTTGACTATAATAGTATAAAGTGATAATATATTCATTAATAAATTTAAAAGAGAATATTGAAAGCCTCTTATCAAGAGTGGTGGAGGGACTGGCCCGATGAAACCCGGCAACCGGCATTTATATGCGTTTGGTGCCAAATCCTGCAGGAAAAAACCTGAGAGATGAGAGGAGCGGCGTATTTTGGCCCTCTTCTCATTGAAGAGGGCCAAAAATTTTTAGGAGGTATGTCACATGGAATTTAAGATTGGTTTGTTGGGGTTTGGAACAGTAGGGAGCGGAGTCTATAAAATAGTTACATCAAGAAAACAGCATATAAAACAAAAAACGGGATTTTATCCTGAAATAAAAAAAATACTTGTGAAGCATCCTGATAAACCGAGAAATGTTAATGGTATAGATGAAATACTAACAACTGATGCTAACGAAATCTTGTGTGATAGCGAAATAAGTGCAATAATTGAAGTAATGGGAGGAATTGATCCTGCTTACGATTACGTGAAAAAGGCGTTAATTTCTAAGAAGCATGTTATTACTGCAAACAAAGAATTAATAGCAAAATATGGAGACGAGCTAAGAAAAATGGCAGAGGAAAACGGCGTATTTTTAAAATTTGAGGCAAGTGTTGCTGGAGCAATACCTGTTATACATCAGATTGAAAGACTCAAAATAACCGATGAAATAAATTTTGTTGGAGGAATAATAAACGGTACGACAAACTACATATTGACACAGATAATAGAAAAGGGAATGAAATATGATGAGGCACTTGCAGCCGCTCAAAAGCGAGGGTATGCGGAAAAGCAATCCGGATTACGATATAAAAGGATTCGATGCTCTGTATAAGCTTGTGATTCTCATAAAAAAAGCATTTGATGTTGATGTTTCTGTTAATTCAATAATGAGATATGGTATAAATGAAATAAAGTATGACGATATATATATTATGCTGGAAAATGGGGATATAAAATTAAACCATTTGCATGGGCTAAATACGAGAAGGGAAATGTCTATGCGAGTGTAGAGCCTATACTAATAGAAGCTAACAATATTTTAGCAAGTGTTGGTAATGTAAACAATGCTGTTATACTGAGAGGAGATCATTTTAAAGAATTTATTTTTATTGGAAAAGGTGCAGGACAAATGCCTACAGGGGATTCAGTTGTTGCAGATTTAATTGATATACTATTGAATTACGGCATTAAAGCAAATCATACGGCAAAACATATTTCAGCTTTTAACGGTAGTTTTACAGATGTATTTTATATAAGATTTAAACCATCTTACAAGTGCAATATAAAAAATATTTTAAAAATTTTTACTGATAATGGTGCTTCATTTAATGAGTCTGTTTATGATGGCAGTACTTATGCAGCAGTTTTCAAGCTTTTTGATAATGATATAAACAGGTTTATAGAAAGTTTAGAAAACAAAAAAATGTGTATAATAGAAAGTCTCTTCAAGGTGTTGTATAACGGAAATGAAGAGGATATTAGACATGTTAATACAATAGAAAGTGAAGTTATATAAAAAATTAGGCAAAATATAATGTATATCATTATGAAATATTTACTTTGAAAACAAATCTGTGATATAATTGTTGTTGTAAGGTGATGGAGCTCACCTTTAAATGCGTCGAAGCTGATGGCTCCTATTGGGTATACTAACTCAATAGGAGCTTATTTATTACTATCTTATGAAAATGGAGGGCAATTTTCATGGAATACATCTATATAGGAATTGGCGGTTTTTTCGGTGCGATTTTGAGATATATAGTTTCGAGCTATTATCAAAGTATATTGCATACTGTATTTCCGATTGAGACTTTCTTTATAAATATTTTTGGATCATTTTTATTAAGCTATATATCGAATTTGACACTTGAAGAATTTAAGGTTAATTTTAATATTAGATTGGCAATTACGACTGGGTTCATCGGTGCCTTTACTACATTTTCAACATTCACTAAAGAAACCATGGATTTATTAAGAAATGGAAGAATTGCAGTAGCTTTGATATATGTATTGCTGTCGATATTGGTTGGATTTATCATGTCATTTATAGGGTTTGAATTGGGAGATAAAACAGCAAAAATATTACAAGGACGTGAAGAAAATTGATGTCAAATATTTTGTTAGTAGGTCTTGGAGGAGTTTTCGGTGCAATTTTAAGGTATGAGATATCTAGGCATATTAAGGAAAACAGAGAATTTATTGTGCCTATTGAAACATTTGTAATCAATGTATTAGGTGCATTTCTCTTGAATGTTTTGTCAAACCCTAAGATTGTACATTTTTTTGATAATGATGTTAGATTGTTTATTATGACAGGATTTATAGGAGCATTTACCACTTATTCTACCTTTTCACATGAAACAATATACCTTCTTCGCCAAAAGCACTATGTACACGCTTTTTTGTACTCTGCTTCCACCGTCATTGTTGGTCTTATCGGAGCTTATTTAGGATATTATATTGGAAATCTATTTTAAATATTGTATTATAATATTGATGATACGAGAAGGGAGGGTTCTTTTGTTATTAGATTATTTTAAATTACTGTCAGCGCTATCGCTATCACTTGACATCCTTGAGAGAAGAAATTTTGGGCATGCTCGCAAAGTTGCATATGTTGCCATAAGATTGACAAGAAATTTAAATGTAAAAAGAGATGAAGAGTATAAAATATTTTATTCTGCTTTTCTTCATGACATAGGCAAAAGCGACGTATATGAAGATTTTATTTCAAATAACACATGGATGC contains the following coding sequences:
- the recR gene encoding recombination mediator RecR, producing MNVYSRSLSRLIDELSRLPGIGRKTAQRLAFYILDMPKDDVINLSNAILEAKNNLKYCNKCYNFTDSDLCNICSDETRDSSTICVVSDPKDVVAMEKTREYRGLYHVLHGVISPMDGIGPEDIKIKELLERINNNDIKEIILATNPDIEGEATAMYIAKLIKPFGIKVTRIAHGVPVGGDLEYTDSVTLSRALEGRREM
- a CDS encoding homoserine dehydrogenase; this translates as MEFKIGLLGFGTVGSGVYKIVTSRKQHIKQKTGFYPEIKKILVKHPDKPRNVNGIDEILTTDANEILCDSEISAIIEVMGGIDPAYDYVKKALISKKHVITANKELIAKYGDELRKMAEENGVFLKFEASVAGAIPVIHQIERLKITDEINFVGGIINGTTNYILTQIIEKGMKYDEALAAAQKRGYAEKQSGLRYKRIRCSV
- the crcB gene encoding fluoride efflux transporter CrcB, which encodes MEYIYIGIGGFFGAILRYIVSSYYQSILHTVFPIETFFINIFGSFLLSYISNLTLEEFKVNFNIRLAITTGFIGAFTTFSTFTKETMDLLRNGRIAVALIYVLLSILVGFIMSFIGFELGDKTAKILQGREEN
- the crcB gene encoding fluoride efflux transporter CrcB, which translates into the protein MSNILLVGLGGVFGAILRYEISRHIKENREFIVPIETFVINVLGAFLLNVLSNPKIVHFFDNDVRLFIMTGFIGAFTTYSTFSHETIYLLRQKHYVHAFLYSASTVIVGLIGAYLGYYIGNLF